Proteins from one Ignavibacteria bacterium genomic window:
- the grpE gene encoding nucleotide exchange factor GrpE, which produces MKDKKEEKNRENESHQIKVERGTKGSAPKNVHEEKGEQDIKGANQNANSADNVTAEQLAQAIVESTEFKALREESENLTKEVAELKDKLLRRAAEFENYKRRTEQEQLNWLKYAAESFIVKILPVYDDLERSLAHAKDANNVDAIKEGLNMVLNKFSKVLEEQGVKKIDAKGKPFDFNFHEALLQQNVPGIAPHTVIEVVEPGYIYKDKVIRHAKVIVSDENSSAETK; this is translated from the coding sequence ATGAAGGACAAAAAAGAAGAGAAAAACAGGGAAAATGAATCGCACCAGATTAAAGTTGAACGGGGCACAAAAGGCAGCGCTCCGAAGAATGTTCACGAGGAAAAGGGTGAGCAGGATATAAAGGGTGCTAATCAAAATGCCAATAGCGCCGATAATGTAACTGCAGAACAGCTGGCGCAGGCTATAGTTGAAAGCACGGAATTTAAGGCCTTAAGAGAGGAAAGTGAAAACCTGACCAAAGAGGTTGCAGAACTTAAAGATAAGCTTCTTAGAAGAGCCGCTGAATTTGAAAATTATAAAAGAAGAACCGAGCAGGAACAGCTCAACTGGCTAAAGTACGCCGCGGAGTCTTTCATTGTTAAAATCCTTCCCGTCTACGACGACCTTGAAAGGTCACTGGCCCATGCAAAGGATGCCAATAATGTCGATGCAATCAAGGAAGGGCTCAACATGGTTCTTAATAAGTTCAGCAAGGTTTTAGAAGAGCAGGGTGTAAAGAAAATAGACGCCAAAGGAAAGCCTTTCGACTTCAACTTTCATGAGGCTCTTCTTCAGCAGAATGTTCCGGGCATTGCGCCGCATACTGTAATTGAAGTTGTGGAACCGGGCTACATTTATAAGGATAAGGTTATCCGCCACGCTAAGGTAATTGTAAGTGATGAAAATTCTTCGGCGGAAACTAAATAG